From Candidatus Nucleicultrix amoebiphila FS5, a single genomic window includes:
- a CDS encoding valine--tRNA ligase, with translation MLSKTYQPQEIEAKIIDLWEKSDVFHFEDDPSKPPFTIIMPPPNVTGSLHLGHALTFTLQDILVRYKRMKGYSVLWQPGMDHAGITTQILVEKALEKEGLHRQDLGREKFVERVWAWKEEYGGMIFKQQRLLGFSPDWSRERFTMDPHASEVVIKIFVSLYREKLIYKDQRLVNWDPKLLTALSDLEVKNIETKGKLWYIRYPVVGSDEYITVATTRPETLFGDQAVAVHPNDERYHHLHGKFALLPLSNREIPIITDEYSDPEKGTGAVKITPAHDFNDFEVGKRNNLEPLNIFDMHACLNEKVPEEFQGLDRFVARKKVLEALTELGLLEKEEDVVHMVPHADRFSGDILEPRITEQWYVDAVTLAKDALETVKSGKTKIVPESWSSTYYHWLENIQPWCISRQLWWGHRIPAWYAPDGEIFVAHDSTEAHTLAKNHFGHEVFLVQDEDVLDTWFSSSLWPFLTLNWPEKNSVLERHYPSDVLVTGLDIIFFWVARMMMMGMHFMKKSPFKNIFLHAMVRDEKGHKMSKSKGNVIDPLDVVAKFGGDALRFTVAALTTPGRDIRLSESIVENNRNFATKLWNATRFSLQNQCALKDDYDPSTLNSPLNRWIVSEVATLNHAFENALDRYRFDEAASLLYHFVWRTFCDWYIEFSKPIFMGSAEQKEQEETRATTAWVLKIIYHMLNPFMPFITEELWQALSPQSEMLAKAQWPFNAHKTKQLIDENASSDIRWLITLISAIRTSRTELNVPPSTILPLHVRDASSQSLSRIDRFLALLQRLAFVRFDSSAPDEKLKGTIQCVVQEATYVLPIGDVLDVNKERARLENSLKDVIKDIQATENKLNNKEFVQKAPEDILEKNKARLSEGLEKKVKLESALANLS, from the coding sequence ATGTTAAGCAAGACCTACCAGCCTCAAGAAATTGAGGCAAAAATTATTGATCTTTGGGAAAAATCAGACGTTTTTCACTTTGAAGACGACCCTTCGAAACCTCCTTTTACCATTATTATGCCCCCACCGAATGTGACTGGCAGTCTTCATCTAGGACATGCGCTCACCTTTACACTCCAAGATATTTTAGTGCGTTATAAGCGTATGAAAGGGTATAGCGTTCTCTGGCAACCGGGCATGGATCATGCGGGTATTACAACTCAAATTCTGGTAGAAAAAGCTTTAGAGAAAGAAGGTCTACACCGACAGGATTTAGGTCGTGAAAAATTTGTTGAGCGTGTTTGGGCATGGAAAGAAGAATACGGCGGAATGATTTTCAAGCAACAGCGACTCTTGGGATTTTCCCCAGATTGGAGTCGTGAACGCTTTACCATGGATCCTCATGCGTCTGAAGTCGTGATCAAAATATTCGTTTCTCTTTATCGAGAAAAGCTCATTTACAAAGACCAACGCCTTGTGAACTGGGATCCAAAGCTCCTTACCGCTTTGTCAGATCTTGAAGTGAAAAACATCGAAACAAAAGGAAAGCTTTGGTACATCCGCTATCCTGTTGTGGGAAGCGATGAATATATTACTGTGGCCACGACTCGACCAGAAACTCTCTTCGGAGATCAAGCTGTGGCGGTCCATCCCAACGATGAACGTTATCATCATCTTCATGGAAAGTTTGCGCTTTTGCCCCTGAGCAATCGTGAAATTCCTATTATTACCGATGAATATTCCGATCCTGAAAAAGGAACAGGTGCAGTAAAAATCACTCCTGCCCATGATTTTAATGACTTTGAAGTAGGGAAGAGAAATAATCTTGAGCCTCTCAATATCTTTGATATGCACGCCTGTTTAAATGAAAAAGTTCCTGAAGAATTTCAAGGGCTCGATCGTTTTGTGGCACGCAAAAAAGTTCTTGAAGCCTTAACTGAACTCGGCCTCTTGGAAAAAGAAGAAGATGTCGTGCACATGGTGCCTCATGCAGATCGTTTTTCAGGAGATATTCTTGAACCACGTATTACAGAGCAATGGTATGTGGATGCTGTTACCCTCGCCAAAGATGCCCTTGAGACTGTTAAATCTGGAAAAACTAAAATCGTCCCTGAAAGCTGGTCATCTACCTATTACCATTGGCTTGAAAACATTCAACCTTGGTGTATTTCCCGTCAACTGTGGTGGGGACATCGTATTCCTGCTTGGTATGCTCCCGATGGAGAAATTTTCGTAGCTCACGATTCGACGGAAGCACACACGCTTGCCAAAAATCATTTTGGCCACGAGGTTTTTCTCGTACAAGATGAAGATGTTTTAGACACCTGGTTTTCTTCATCCTTATGGCCGTTCTTAACATTAAACTGGCCAGAAAAAAACAGTGTGTTGGAACGTCATTATCCCAGCGATGTCCTTGTCACCGGCTTGGATATTATTTTCTTTTGGGTTGCCCGTATGATGATGATGGGCATGCATTTTATGAAGAAGTCCCCGTTTAAAAACATCTTCTTACATGCCATGGTCCGTGATGAAAAAGGCCATAAGATGTCAAAATCAAAAGGGAACGTCATTGATCCTTTGGATGTTGTTGCAAAATTTGGGGGGGATGCCCTCAGATTTACAGTGGCCGCTTTAACAACCCCGGGCAGAGATATTCGCCTCTCGGAATCTATTGTGGAAAATAATCGAAATTTTGCAACCAAGCTTTGGAATGCCACCCGCTTTTCTTTGCAAAATCAATGCGCATTAAAAGATGATTATGATCCTTCAACGTTAAATTCGCCCCTCAATCGTTGGATTGTCTCTGAAGTTGCAACGCTTAACCACGCTTTTGAAAACGCTCTCGATCGTTATCGCTTTGATGAGGCCGCTAGCCTTCTCTATCATTTCGTTTGGAGGACATTCTGCGATTGGTATATTGAATTTTCTAAACCCATTTTTATGGGATCGGCAGAGCAAAAAGAGCAAGAAGAAACGCGCGCGACAACCGCCTGGGTTCTGAAAATTATTTACCATATGCTGAACCCTTTCATGCCTTTTATTACGGAAGAGCTCTGGCAAGCTTTGAGCCCTCAGAGTGAGATGCTTGCTAAAGCACAGTGGCCGTTCAACGCACATAAAACAAAACAGCTAATCGATGAAAACGCTTCTAGCGATATTCGTTGGTTGATCACGTTGATTTCTGCAATCCGAACATCTCGCACAGAGCTTAATGTTCCACCAAGCACGATTCTTCCTTTACACGTGCGTGATGCCTCTTCTCAATCTTTGTCTCGTATTGACAGATTTTTAGCTCTTCTCCAACGGTTGGCATTTGTGCGTTTTGATTCATCAGCTCCTGATGAGAAGTTAAAAGGCACAATTCAATGTGTTGTGCAAGAAGCTACGTATGTTCTTCCCATTGGCGATGTTCTGGATGTTAATAAAGAGCGTGCACGCCTTGAGAACTCTTTAAAAGACGTCATCAAGGATATCCAAGCCACGGAAAATAAACTGAACAATAAAGAGTTTGTGCAAAAAGCCCCTGAAGATATTCTTGAAAAGAATAAGGCACGTCTCAGTGAGGGCTTGGAAAAGAAAGTGAAACTTGAATCGGCTTTAGCTAATTTAAGCTAA
- a CDS encoding exodeoxyribonuclease III, with protein sequence MTKIATWNVNSIRVRLPQVLEWIKNVGPDILLLQEIKCLKEAFPSQEFEEAGYNVAVLGQKTYNGVAILAKNPIEDVKEGLPGDDADIAARYIEAVVGTTRVASVYVPNGREVGSESYEYKLRFYERLHDHLKMLLTYNEVLCVGGDYNVAPEVDDVYDPSLFERERILCSYQERAAFRKLVHLGLYDAQKQIGLKPHQDPRSHFTWWDYRAGSWQQNLGFRIDHFLLSPQAIDLLEDGGVAFEVRGQPQASDHAPLWIQLK encoded by the coding sequence ATGACCAAAATAGCAACATGGAACGTCAATTCTATTAGAGTTCGTCTGCCTCAGGTCCTTGAATGGATTAAAAATGTTGGGCCGGACATTCTGCTTTTACAAGAAATTAAGTGTTTAAAAGAAGCTTTTCCAAGCCAAGAATTTGAAGAGGCGGGCTATAATGTCGCTGTCTTGGGGCAAAAGACGTATAATGGTGTTGCCATCCTTGCGAAAAATCCCATTGAAGACGTAAAAGAAGGTTTGCCGGGGGATGATGCTGACATAGCGGCACGTTATATCGAAGCGGTGGTTGGGACGACGCGTGTGGCGTCTGTCTATGTTCCCAATGGTCGAGAGGTGGGGAGTGAGAGCTATGAGTATAAACTCAGGTTCTATGAAAGGCTTCACGATCACTTAAAAATGCTTTTGACGTACAATGAGGTCTTGTGTGTGGGGGGGGATTACAATGTGGCCCCTGAAGTGGATGATGTCTACGACCCGAGCTTATTCGAGAGAGAACGAATTTTGTGTAGCTATCAAGAGCGGGCAGCATTTAGAAAGCTGGTCCATCTGGGACTTTATGACGCACAAAAACAAATAGGCTTAAAGCCTCACCAAGATCCAAGGTCTCATTTTACTTGGTGGGATTATCGAGCAGGGTCGTGGCAACAAAACTTGGGCTTTCGCATTGATCATTTTCTCTTATCTCCTCAGGCTATAGACCTTTTAGAAGATGGGGGGGTTGCTTTTGAAGTGCGCGGACAACCTCAGGCTTCTGATCATGCCCCTTTGTGGATTCAGCTTAAATGA
- a CDS encoding HesB/IscA family protein, giving the protein MNKDDILKMTPLNPSSDLNLQVTQRAFDQITVLEKTEGMLRVRVDGGGCSGLQYNFSFEKEPGHEDIVFSLGEVKIISDETSLNFLNGSMIDYTEDMMSAAFVIKNPNAVASCGCGNSFSII; this is encoded by the coding sequence ATGAATAAAGACGATATTTTAAAGATGACTCCCCTTAATCCCTCAAGTGATTTGAATTTGCAAGTCACCCAAAGGGCTTTTGATCAAATAACAGTTTTAGAAAAAACCGAGGGCATGCTGCGTGTACGCGTTGATGGAGGCGGATGTTCAGGACTTCAGTATAACTTTTCATTTGAAAAAGAACCTGGTCATGAAGATATCGTCTTTTCTTTGGGTGAAGTTAAAATCATCTCTGATGAAACTTCTTTAAATTTTCTCAATGGATCTATGATTGATTATACGGAAGATATGATGAGTGCTGCCTTTGTGATTAAGAATCCCAATGCTGTAGCTTCATGTGGATGTGGAAATTCATTTTCAATTATTTAA
- the argS gene encoding arginine--tRNA ligase, with protein MPQNLYKTFRDEIIKIIDALVQEKKLKAGLDTSKVTVDPPRESTHGDLATNVAMVLAKEANLSPRDLAQLVEEKLKNNSFVTHIEIAGPGFINFSLHHDFWAQEVRNILKSGINYGDSTLGKGHAINVEYASVNPTGPLHMGHSRVALVADVLANLLEKAGHPIQREYYVNDSGGQARILVLSVYQRYLEALGHTIGPIDGYQGDYLIPVGQALAKKYGDQWVNKPEEQWYETFRAFSIDAMMTRIKSDLNDLGVFHDVFTSEHSIVKEGKVEAAFKALENLGLIYQGILEPPKGKTPDDWEPREQTLFRAAQFGDDVDRPLKKSDGSWTYFANDIAYHFDKFNRGSPTLIDVLGADHGGYVKRLSAAVTAITEGKGQAIVKLCQMVRFIDQGQVLKMSKRAGVFVTVQEAIQKVGRDAIRFIMLTRKNDAPLDFDFDKVIEQTKDNPVFYVQYAHARCHSVKRHFLGTFPHVDLTPETLASLDLKGQFQDLGELSLIKLMATWPRVIETAALTYEPHRIAFYLYDVASAFHSLWNKGRENEELRFILPNDVELSQKRYCLVYAVMLIIASGLKVLGVQPLEEMR; from the coding sequence ATGCCCCAAAATCTCTACAAAACTTTTCGTGATGAAATCATTAAGATTATTGATGCCCTTGTTCAAGAAAAAAAACTAAAGGCAGGGCTTGATACCAGTAAAGTCACCGTTGACCCTCCCCGAGAGTCTACCCATGGCGATTTAGCAACTAATGTGGCGATGGTTCTTGCAAAAGAAGCCAATCTATCTCCTCGGGATTTGGCTCAACTGGTCGAAGAAAAATTGAAAAATAATTCTTTTGTCACGCATATTGAAATAGCAGGTCCAGGCTTTATCAATTTTTCTCTTCATCATGACTTCTGGGCTCAAGAAGTTAGGAACATTCTAAAATCTGGCATAAATTATGGCGATTCAACTTTAGGAAAAGGGCATGCTATCAACGTAGAATATGCTTCTGTGAATCCCACGGGTCCTCTTCATATGGGCCACAGTCGTGTAGCACTTGTCGCAGACGTATTGGCCAACTTGCTCGAAAAAGCGGGACATCCTATACAGCGTGAATATTACGTAAATGATAGTGGGGGCCAAGCGCGTATTTTGGTATTGTCTGTCTATCAACGCTATTTAGAAGCCCTCGGCCATACCATTGGTCCTATTGATGGTTATCAAGGAGACTATTTAATTCCGGTGGGTCAAGCTCTGGCTAAAAAGTATGGAGATCAATGGGTTAATAAACCTGAAGAGCAATGGTATGAGACATTTCGCGCTTTTTCCATTGACGCCATGATGACACGTATTAAATCTGATCTTAATGATTTAGGAGTTTTTCACGACGTCTTTACATCCGAGCATAGCATTGTCAAAGAAGGCAAAGTAGAAGCTGCTTTTAAAGCTTTAGAAAATCTAGGATTAATTTATCAAGGCATCCTAGAGCCTCCCAAAGGTAAAACCCCCGATGATTGGGAACCTCGTGAACAAACTTTGTTCCGTGCTGCTCAATTCGGCGATGATGTTGATCGTCCCTTAAAAAAGTCTGATGGCAGCTGGACATATTTTGCCAACGATATTGCCTATCATTTTGATAAGTTTAATCGAGGGTCACCGACTCTTATCGATGTTTTAGGCGCTGATCATGGCGGCTACGTAAAACGTTTATCTGCGGCGGTCACCGCGATCACTGAGGGAAAAGGACAAGCCATTGTTAAACTTTGCCAGATGGTTCGCTTCATTGATCAGGGACAAGTTTTAAAAATGTCAAAACGGGCAGGTGTTTTTGTCACTGTTCAAGAAGCTATCCAAAAAGTAGGTCGCGATGCGATTCGCTTCATCATGCTAACCCGCAAAAACGATGCTCCTTTAGACTTTGATTTTGATAAAGTGATAGAGCAAACAAAGGATAACCCTGTTTTTTATGTGCAATACGCTCACGCCCGTTGTCATTCTGTAAAACGTCATTTTTTGGGGACATTTCCCCACGTTGACTTAACTCCTGAAACCTTGGCAAGTCTTGATCTCAAGGGTCAATTTCAAGATCTTGGTGAGCTTTCTCTTATAAAATTGATGGCCACATGGCCCCGCGTTATTGAGACCGCTGCGCTCACTTATGAACCCCATCGTATTGCTTTTTATCTATATGATGTGGCTTCAGCCTTTCATTCTTTATGGAACAAAGGCCGCGAAAATGAAGAATTACGGTTTATTTTACCCAACGATGTTGAACTTTCACAAAAACGCTATTGCCTTGTCTACGCAGTCATGCTCATCATAGCATCAGGATTAAAAGTACTAGGGGTGCAACCTCTGGAGGAGATGCGTTAG
- the tatA gene encoding twin-arginine translocase TatA/TatE family subunit, translating to MGLSLGHVLLLLVVVLIIFGAGKLPKVMEELAKGIKAFKGGLEEEPVPSKNNPKVLQSRSNKSPSKKKKS from the coding sequence ATGGGATTAAGTTTAGGTCACGTCCTTCTTCTCTTGGTTGTCGTACTGATCATTTTTGGTGCAGGCAAATTACCCAAGGTGATGGAAGAATTAGCAAAAGGCATTAAGGCCTTTAAAGGAGGCCTTGAAGAAGAGCCTGTTCCTTCCAAAAATAATCCAAAGGTTTTACAGTCACGCTCAAATAAATCCCCAAGTAAAAAGAAAAAGAGCTAG
- the tatB gene encoding Sec-independent protein translocase protein TatB has translation MFDLGSWGEIFIIAVVALILLGPKEIPVVLRALGRWIAKAKNLSNEVRSTLNHFIHQGEFEEFKKSANIYTPLQNDNDPLKKPIINDKKTIKTPKRRARN, from the coding sequence ATGTTTGACTTGGGCAGTTGGGGAGAAATTTTTATCATCGCCGTGGTCGCTTTAATCCTCTTAGGACCTAAAGAAATACCTGTGGTACTGCGTGCCTTGGGCCGTTGGATTGCCAAAGCTAAGAATTTAAGTAATGAAGTTCGCTCAACCCTGAATCATTTTATTCATCAAGGGGAATTTGAAGAATTTAAGAAATCGGCGAATATTTATACGCCTCTGCAAAATGATAATGATCCTTTAAAAAAGCCTATAATCAATGACAAAAAAACCATCAAGACTCCAAAAAGACGCGCTCGCAACTAG
- the tatC gene encoding twin-arginine translocase subunit TatC: MTKKPSRLQKDALATSHEMAIVDHLIELRRRLLYSVFAFFSAFLVCYYFSEEIFAFLIRPLAEALKDKEGRRLIYTGLAEAFFTYLKVAFFSAAFLSFPIVANQLWIFIAPGLYSQEKRVALPFLLATPILFFLGAAFAYYIIIPPAWQFFLNFETHGTSETLPIQLEARVGEYLSIIMRLIMAFGICFQLPILLFLLARVGILQYQMLEKYRKYSFIMILVVSALLTPPDVLSMVGLALPLYGLYEISILLIRLLVKTKK; encoded by the coding sequence ATGACAAAAAAACCATCAAGACTCCAAAAAGACGCGCTCGCAACTAGTCATGAGATGGCTATCGTTGATCATTTAATTGAGCTACGCCGTCGTTTACTCTATTCGGTGTTCGCTTTTTTTAGTGCCTTTTTAGTTTGCTATTATTTTTCTGAAGAAATTTTTGCCTTCTTGATTCGTCCTCTCGCCGAGGCACTCAAAGATAAGGAAGGCCGTCGCTTAATTTACACAGGTCTGGCCGAAGCTTTTTTTACTTACCTCAAGGTGGCTTTCTTTTCTGCTGCCTTTCTCTCATTTCCCATTGTTGCAAATCAGTTGTGGATTTTTATCGCCCCTGGCTTATACAGCCAAGAAAAGCGTGTCGCACTCCCCTTTCTTTTGGCAACCCCCATTTTGTTTTTCCTTGGAGCAGCCTTTGCGTACTACATCATTATTCCTCCAGCTTGGCAGTTTTTTCTTAATTTTGAAACCCACGGTACGTCAGAGACTCTGCCTATTCAATTAGAAGCGCGTGTCGGAGAATATCTTTCTATTATCATGCGTTTGATCATGGCCTTTGGTATTTGTTTCCAATTGCCAATTTTGCTTTTTCTGTTAGCACGTGTTGGCATTCTTCAGTATCAAATGCTTGAGAAATATCGTAAATATAGTTTTATCATGATTTTGGTTGTTTCTGCCCTCTTAACACCGCCAGATGTTTTGAGTATGGTAGGATTGGCTTTGCCCTTGTATGGTCTTTATGAGATTTCGATTTTATTAATTCGTTTGCTGGTAAAAACAAAGAAATAA
- the serS gene encoding serine--tRNA ligase — MLDLKWIRENPDKLDENLKKRGAEPCSPKIIALDKQHRQCQTELQDLQNQRNALAKAIGQAKQQGQNADAQVAEAATIKERIPVLESELQVLDNELSLILEVLPNILEDEVPLGSNEHDNKVVLSWGTPKSFDFTPQRHDEIGTKLGLMDFESAAKISGSRFVILKGALALLERALGNFMLDLHVQKFGYQEVSPPYLVQDRALFGTGQLPKFGEDLFRTTSDHWLIPTAEVSLTNMVREQIMEESILPQRFVAHTPCFRSEAGAAGKDTRGMIRQHQFHKVELVSITHPDHSVDEHKRMVNAAEEVLKLLEIPHRIIILCSGDTGIQSRKTYDIEVWLPGEGLYREISSCSNCGDYQARRMMARFRPTDKDGKKSNPQYVHTLNGSGIAVGRALVAVLENYQEKDGTVKIPQVLIPYMNGLERIKAL, encoded by the coding sequence TTGCTCGATTTAAAGTGGATTAGGGAAAATCCCGATAAACTAGATGAAAATTTGAAGAAGCGTGGAGCGGAGCCTTGTTCGCCAAAAATTATCGCGCTTGATAAACAACACCGTCAATGTCAAACAGAGCTACAAGATTTACAAAATCAGCGAAATGCTCTGGCCAAAGCTATCGGCCAAGCGAAACAACAAGGTCAAAATGCCGATGCGCAAGTTGCTGAAGCAGCAACCATTAAAGAACGCATCCCCGTCCTTGAGAGTGAACTGCAAGTTTTGGATAATGAACTTTCTTTGATACTAGAGGTTTTGCCAAATATTTTAGAAGATGAAGTCCCCCTTGGAAGCAATGAACACGACAATAAAGTTGTTTTGTCCTGGGGAACGCCTAAAAGTTTCGATTTCACGCCGCAACGTCATGATGAAATCGGCACCAAATTAGGTCTTATGGATTTTGAATCAGCAGCTAAAATTTCTGGCTCTCGGTTTGTGATCTTAAAAGGTGCATTAGCTCTTCTAGAACGCGCTTTGGGAAATTTCATGCTTGATTTACATGTGCAAAAATTTGGGTATCAAGAAGTTTCTCCACCCTATTTAGTTCAAGATCGTGCTCTTTTTGGCACGGGACAGTTGCCGAAGTTTGGCGAAGATCTTTTCCGTACGACAAGCGACCATTGGCTTATACCAACGGCTGAAGTATCACTGACTAATATGGTACGTGAACAAATTATGGAAGAATCTATTCTTCCTCAACGATTTGTTGCACATACTCCTTGCTTTCGCTCAGAAGCAGGCGCTGCTGGCAAAGATACGCGCGGCATGATTCGTCAACATCAGTTTCATAAAGTAGAACTGGTCAGTATTACCCATCCCGATCATTCTGTAGATGAACACAAGCGCATGGTTAATGCTGCAGAGGAAGTTCTCAAACTGCTTGAGATACCCCATCGTATTATCATTCTTTGCTCTGGCGATACAGGAATTCAATCACGCAAAACTTATGACATAGAAGTCTGGTTGCCTGGAGAAGGTCTCTATCGAGAAATTTCTAGCTGCTCAAATTGTGGTGATTACCAAGCGAGACGTATGATGGCACGTTTTAGACCTACTGATAAGGATGGCAAAAAATCCAACCCTCAATATGTTCACACCCTCAATGGCTCAGGAATTGCCGTGGGACGTGCACTTGTTGCGGTCTTAGAGAACTATCAAGAAAAAGACGGAACGGTTAAAATTCCACAAGTACTCATACCTTATATGAATGGCTTAGAGAGGATAAAAGCCCTATGA
- the surE gene encoding 5'/3'-nucleotidase SurE: MTKNVKPRILISNDDGINAHGIKVLEKIAHTFTDDVWVVAPEIEHSGAGHSLTLRRPIRARKVSSQRYAVDGTPTDCVMVALTKILKDNQPTLMLSGINHGINIGDDITYSGTVAAAMEATLLGVPSIAFSQAGKNDQPIKWSTAEHFATDIIKKLIANPWPPYVLINVNFPDVVSSSVKGIRVVKQGVRTVRENLLDWFDPNGQPFYWIGPRDSTPTEEGTDLEAIANGEISITPLHLDLTHEKTLRNLKQVF, encoded by the coding sequence ATGACAAAGAATGTAAAGCCTAGAATTTTAATCTCCAATGATGATGGTATTAATGCCCATGGCATTAAAGTTCTCGAAAAAATTGCTCATACTTTTACGGATGATGTTTGGGTCGTTGCTCCTGAAATTGAACATAGTGGCGCCGGTCATTCTCTCACTTTACGTCGTCCCATTCGTGCTCGTAAAGTTTCGAGCCAACGTTATGCCGTTGATGGTACACCAACAGATTGCGTCATGGTGGCTCTCACAAAAATATTAAAAGATAATCAACCTACTTTAATGTTATCTGGTATCAATCATGGCATAAACATAGGCGATGATATTACGTATTCAGGAACAGTTGCAGCAGCCATGGAAGCAACATTATTGGGTGTCCCCTCTATTGCTTTTAGTCAAGCAGGTAAGAACGATCAGCCCATCAAGTGGAGTACGGCTGAACATTTTGCCACTGATATCATTAAGAAATTAATAGCGAATCCCTGGCCTCCCTATGTATTAATTAATGTTAACTTTCCAGATGTGGTTTCTAGTTCAGTAAAAGGCATTCGCGTCGTGAAACAAGGTGTTAGAACTGTGCGTGAAAATCTTTTGGATTGGTTTGATCCCAATGGGCAACCCTTTTATTGGATTGGTCCAAGAGACAGCACGCCCACAGAAGAAGGCACTGACTTGGAAGCCATTGCTAATGGTGAAATTTCAATCACCCCCTTGCATTTGGATCTGACTCATGAGAAAACTTTAAGGAATTTAAAGCAAGTTTTCTAA
- a CDS encoding LysM peptidoglycan-binding domain-containing M23 family metallopeptidase codes for MKSWLYISFVILLSACSERVGPPAHFSYGTGTAAPAMNRMMVIVQQGETLTQIAQKYHVSTRDLIILNHIPSPYSVRPGQQLLVPKVQHLATLSKPSTAPVVSSHPLSPVPSVITPQPLKTAEPSVPQKTEEEWEDVETLDQKNPDKSTSNIKDQDLKPAKKNLKEAKKKEKHDSKKKEKTSSFNEAEEEDPFESLRGEEINQELSSFRKKKNKVEKKSVTETQEPLLQKNKTHSKSKKTEEPRVEEQTPQEESVNEEAPLSETTQESGAETNDAATEKESTEPKLFNFSWPLESTGSILIQFNQSTEGAKNDGINIKASRGTKILAIEDGVIEYSANEVRGFGNIILINHGGGWKSAYCHADKVLIKQGDRVTKGQTIATVGSSGFVNTPQLHFELRKNAKPHDPLKYLKQS; via the coding sequence ATGAAATCCTGGTTATATATATCGTTTGTCATCCTCTTGTCGGCTTGTAGTGAGCGTGTTGGTCCACCTGCACATTTTTCCTATGGAACAGGTACTGCAGCGCCGGCGATGAATCGCATGATGGTCATTGTCCAACAAGGTGAGACTTTGACACAAATTGCACAAAAATATCATGTATCGACCCGTGACTTAATTATACTTAATCATATTCCTTCACCTTATAGTGTCCGACCTGGTCAACAACTTCTTGTTCCAAAAGTTCAGCACTTAGCGACGCTTTCAAAGCCATCTACCGCCCCAGTCGTTTCTTCTCACCCCCTAAGTCCTGTACCATCTGTCATCACACCCCAACCTCTCAAAACCGCAGAACCGTCTGTTCCTCAAAAAACGGAAGAGGAATGGGAAGATGTTGAAACGCTCGATCAAAAGAATCCAGATAAATCCACGTCAAACATTAAGGATCAAGATCTAAAGCCAGCAAAAAAAAACCTTAAAGAAGCTAAAAAAAAGGAAAAACATGACTCTAAAAAGAAAGAAAAAACCAGCAGCTTTAATGAAGCAGAGGAAGAAGATCCCTTTGAAAGCCTCCGAGGAGAAGAAATAAATCAGGAACTAAGCTCTTTTCGAAAAAAGAAAAACAAAGTTGAAAAGAAATCAGTAACCGAAACTCAAGAGCCTTTGCTTCAAAAAAATAAGACTCACTCCAAGTCCAAAAAGACTGAAGAGCCTCGTGTCGAAGAGCAGACTCCTCAGGAGGAATCTGTGAATGAAGAAGCCCCACTCTCAGAAACCACTCAAGAATCAGGGGCAGAAACGAACGACGCAGCCACAGAAAAAGAATCGACTGAGCCAAAACTTTTCAATTTCTCGTGGCCCTTAGAGTCGACAGGGTCAATTTTGATCCAATTTAACCAAAGCACAGAGGGTGCTAAAAATGATGGTATTAATATTAAAGCATCGCGCGGCACAAAGATTTTAGCTATTGAAGATGGGGTGATCGAATACAGCGCCAATGAAGTACGTGGTTTTGGCAATATCATTCTCATCAACCACGGCGGTGGATGGAAGTCAGCTTATTGTCATGCTGATAAAGTTTTAATCAAACAAGGAGATCGCGTAACGAAAGGGCAAACTATTGCGACTGTAGGCTCTTCAGGCTTTGTGAATACCCCACAGCTGCATTTTGAGCTGCGCAAAAATGCAAAACCCCATGATCCTCTTAAATATTTGAAGCAATCCTAA
- the yajC gene encoding preprotein translocase subunit YajC codes for MTLLNNFSFISEAHAQGAGGAGGSFDILGFAAPLLFLFVVMYFFIIRPQKKKEAEHRQLVSNLRRGDKVITSSGIFGSVFRVVNDTEIEIEIANNVQVRMLKSMVSQVLAKTEPSSSVVNNKPDKKKK; via the coding sequence ATGACCCTTTTAAATAATTTTTCTTTTATTTCTGAAGCCCATGCCCAAGGAGCGGGTGGTGCTGGTGGAAGCTTTGACATCCTTGGTTTTGCCGCCCCTCTTTTGTTTCTCTTTGTGGTCATGTACTTTTTTATTATTCGTCCTCAAAAGAAAAAGGAAGCTGAGCATCGTCAACTAGTTTCCAACCTGAGGCGTGGCGATAAAGTAATTACCTCAAGCGGCATCTTCGGTTCTGTGTTTCGCGTCGTTAATGACACGGAAATTGAGATTGAAATTGCGAATAATGTACAAGTACGCATGTTGAAGAGCATGGTGTCTCAAGTTCTCGCTAAAACAGAGCCTTCTTCAAGCGTGGTGAATAATAAGCCAGATAAAAAGAAGAAGTAG